The Microlunatus antarcticus genome window below encodes:
- a CDS encoding lipid kinase: MTTTTDRAALIVNTASRRGAVAYETAHRLLLERGVPIVDAFPVTDPARLRETVEQAVANDHGLVVVGGGDGTVSSVVDALVGTGVTLGLLPLGTANDLARTLEVPLALEAACATVAHGKVVDIDVGRIGGTAFLNVASLGLSVEVARSMSPLLKRRLGPLAYPLAAVPAYRRHRAFTAELTFPAGDHEPVRLPNLLQLAVGNGRFYGGGNAVSVEAGIDDHSLDVYAIPHGRFREHVNVARSFRSGGFVEHPEVVHLRTRAVDVATDHPMSVNVDGEIIATTPVSFTVSANALDVLVPQGSTAARQDREASARDR; encoded by the coding sequence GTGACCACGACGACCGACCGGGCCGCCCTCATCGTCAACACGGCGTCGCGGCGCGGTGCCGTCGCGTACGAGACGGCCCACCGGCTGCTGCTCGAGCGGGGTGTGCCGATCGTCGACGCCTTCCCCGTGACCGACCCCGCGCGGCTGCGCGAGACGGTCGAGCAGGCAGTGGCCAACGATCACGGTCTCGTGGTGGTCGGCGGCGGCGACGGCACCGTGAGCAGCGTGGTCGACGCGCTGGTCGGCACGGGGGTCACCCTCGGGCTGCTGCCGCTCGGCACCGCGAACGACCTCGCCCGCACCCTCGAGGTCCCCCTCGCCCTCGAGGCCGCCTGCGCGACCGTCGCGCACGGCAAGGTCGTCGACATCGACGTGGGCCGGATCGGTGGGACCGCCTTCCTCAACGTCGCCTCGCTCGGGCTCTCGGTCGAGGTGGCGAGGTCCATGAGCCCGCTGCTCAAGCGCCGGCTCGGCCCCCTCGCCTACCCGCTCGCCGCCGTCCCGGCCTACCGCCGCCACCGCGCGTTCACCGCAGAGCTGACGTTCCCGGCCGGGGACCACGAGCCCGTACGCCTGCCGAACCTCCTCCAGCTCGCGGTCGGCAACGGCCGCTTCTACGGCGGCGGGAACGCCGTCTCGGTCGAGGCCGGCATCGACGACCACAGCCTCGACGTCTACGCGATCCCGCACGGCCGGTTCCGCGAGCACGTGAACGTCGCACGCTCGTTCCGCTCCGGCGGCTTCGTCGAGCACCCGGAGGTCGTGCACCTGCGCACGCGGGCCGTCGACGTGGCCACCGACCACCCGATGTCGGTGAACGTCGACGGCGAGATCATCGCGACCACGCCGGTCTCGTTCACCGTCAGCGCGAACGCGCTCGACGTCCTCGTCCCGCAGGGCTCGACCGCAGCCCGCCAGGACCGCGAGGCATCGGCCCGCGACCGCTGA
- a CDS encoding flavin reductase family protein yields the protein MSDSHHFYRPADGHGLAHDPFNSIVAPRPIGWIGTRSRAGVRNLAPYSFFNALSYTPPLVGFSSIGDKDSVRNARETGVFTWNLVTRALAEQMNATSTQAGVDEFERAGLAAAESEDVAAPRVAAAPVSFECRTAQVVRLLDADGGPTDSWWCTGEVVGVHIAPELLVDGVYRTELARPVLRGGGPSAYYELGDRFDLTRPD from the coding sequence GTGAGCGACAGCCACCACTTCTACCGCCCCGCCGACGGCCACGGGCTCGCGCACGACCCGTTCAACTCGATCGTCGCACCGCGGCCGATCGGCTGGATCGGGACCCGGTCGCGGGCCGGCGTCCGCAACCTCGCGCCGTACAGCTTCTTCAACGCCCTGTCCTACACCCCGCCGCTGGTGGGCTTCAGCAGCATCGGGGACAAGGACAGCGTCCGCAACGCCCGCGAGACCGGCGTCTTCACCTGGAACCTGGTCACCCGCGCGCTCGCCGAGCAGATGAACGCGACGTCGACGCAGGCCGGGGTCGACGAGTTCGAGCGCGCCGGGCTGGCGGCGGCCGAGTCCGAGGACGTCGCGGCGCCCCGCGTGGCGGCCGCGCCGGTGAGCTTCGAGTGCCGTACGGCCCAGGTCGTCCGGCTGCTCGACGCCGATGGGGGGCCGACGGACAGCTGGTGGTGCACCGGGGAGGTCGTCGGGGTCCACATCGCCCCCGAGCTGCTGGTCGACGGCGTCTACCGGACCGAGCTGGCCCGCCCCGTCCTGCGCGGTGGCGGTCCGAGCGCCTACTACGAGCTGGGCGACCGGTTCGACCTGACCCGCCCCGACTGA
- a CDS encoding beta-class carbonic anhydrase: MSTPDFTDLLEANARYRERFGLTGFDGIAQAGVAMVTCMDSRIEPLEMIGLRTGDAKIIRTPGGRITPDALVGCVLGVHLLGVTRILVVPHTRCAMASGEDADVIDRVRRETGQDLSDMHLGASTDQRARLVEDVDLLRTHPHVGERATVGGFLYDVDSGELQQLL; this comes from the coding sequence GTGAGCACCCCCGACTTCACCGACCTGCTGGAGGCCAACGCCCGCTACCGCGAGCGGTTCGGCCTGACCGGCTTCGACGGCATCGCCCAGGCCGGCGTCGCCATGGTCACCTGCATGGACTCGCGCATCGAGCCCCTGGAGATGATCGGGCTGCGCACCGGCGACGCCAAGATCATCCGGACGCCGGGCGGTCGCATCACGCCCGACGCGCTCGTCGGCTGCGTGCTCGGCGTGCACCTGCTCGGCGTCACCCGCATCCTCGTCGTGCCGCACACCCGGTGCGCCATGGCCAGCGGCGAGGACGCCGACGTGATCGACCGCGTGCGGCGCGAGACGGGCCAGGACCTGTCGGACATGCACCTCGGCGCCTCGACCGACCAGCGGGCCCGGCTCGTCGAGGACGTCGACCTCCTGCGCACGCACCCCCACGTCGGCGAGCGCGCGACCGTCGGCGGCTTCCTCTACGACGTCGACTCCGGCGAGCTGCAGCAGCTCCTGTGA
- a CDS encoding phospholipase D family protein, producing the protein MSATGWLIGKAERANARTVLDDAYPGDQAWSTGNVVRPLVHGSAYFAHLAGRIRATRPGDLVLFTDWRGDGDEQLLGEEGSEVLRVLGEADRRGVDVRGLIWRSHLDALSFSAHENRTLGIRLQEQGAEALLDMRVRTGGSHHQKLVVIRYRGHPEDDVAYVGGVDLSHSRRDDARHDGDPQAQPMAPAYGPTPAWHDVQLVIAGPAVRDVETVFRERWEDPTPLSQNPLFWLHDRLSHTDLSPDPLPPQAPAPAPVEGGTHTVQLLRTYPNLRHGRDYPFARGGERSVARGYGKALAKAQRLVSIEDQYLWSLDVARAFEETLSTSPELRVIAVLPPVPDQAAPLSRVPQEFARQETVELLRRAGGDRVALYSLENHAGRPVYVHAKVCVMDDVWATVGSDNFNRRSWTHDSELSAVVVDEASPPGAPGVSAYARRLRLALAAEHLDREVGAARFPGDTGHLLSPDRPVDADDDALLEVMADCVDEHGMFDAYAASADRLDAWYAGGQVGPRPRGRLRRLRPPHLGPLTRLWARPMARLVHDPDGRPARLRRARRF; encoded by the coding sequence GTGAGTGCGACCGGCTGGCTGATCGGCAAGGCCGAGCGGGCCAACGCCCGGACCGTCCTCGACGACGCCTACCCGGGCGACCAGGCGTGGTCGACCGGGAACGTCGTCCGCCCGCTCGTCCACGGCAGCGCGTACTTCGCCCATCTCGCCGGGCGGATCCGGGCGACGCGGCCGGGCGACCTGGTCCTGTTCACCGACTGGCGCGGTGACGGCGACGAGCAGCTGCTGGGCGAGGAGGGCAGCGAGGTGCTGCGCGTGCTCGGCGAGGCCGACCGGCGCGGCGTCGACGTGCGTGGGCTGATCTGGCGCAGCCACCTCGACGCGCTGTCGTTCTCCGCGCACGAGAACCGGACGCTCGGCATCCGGCTGCAGGAGCAGGGCGCCGAGGCGCTGCTCGACATGCGCGTCCGGACAGGAGGCTCCCACCACCAGAAGCTCGTGGTGATCCGCTACCGGGGCCACCCCGAGGACGACGTCGCGTACGTCGGCGGCGTGGACCTGTCGCACAGCCGCCGCGACGACGCCCGCCACGACGGCGACCCGCAGGCCCAGCCGATGGCGCCGGCGTACGGCCCCACCCCGGCCTGGCACGACGTGCAGCTGGTGATCGCGGGCCCGGCGGTCCGCGACGTCGAGACCGTGTTCCGGGAGCGGTGGGAGGACCCGACGCCGCTCAGCCAGAACCCGCTCTTCTGGCTGCACGACCGGCTGTCGCACACGGACCTCTCCCCCGACCCGCTGCCGCCGCAGGCGCCGGCGCCCGCCCCGGTCGAGGGCGGGACCCACACGGTCCAGCTGCTCCGCACCTACCCCAACCTGCGCCACGGCCGCGACTACCCGTTCGCCCGGGGCGGTGAGCGGAGCGTCGCGCGCGGCTACGGCAAGGCGCTCGCCAAGGCCCAGCGGCTCGTCTCCATCGAGGACCAGTACCTCTGGTCGCTCGACGTCGCCCGGGCGTTCGAGGAGACGCTGAGCACGAGCCCGGAGCTGCGGGTGATCGCCGTGCTGCCGCCCGTGCCCGACCAGGCCGCACCGCTCTCGCGGGTGCCGCAGGAGTTCGCCCGCCAGGAGACCGTCGAGCTGCTCCGGCGCGCCGGCGGCGACCGGGTCGCGCTCTACAGCCTCGAGAACCACGCCGGCCGGCCCGTCTACGTCCACGCCAAGGTCTGCGTGATGGACGACGTGTGGGCGACCGTCGGCTCCGACAACTTCAACCGCCGGTCGTGGACGCACGACTCCGAGCTGTCGGCCGTGGTCGTCGACGAGGCGAGCCCGCCCGGAGCGCCCGGGGTGTCCGCGTACGCCCGCCGGCTCCGGCTGGCCCTGGCCGCTGAGCACCTGGACCGCGAGGTGGGCGCGGCCCGGTTCCCGGGCGACACCGGCCATCTGCTCTCCCCCGACCGTCCGGTCGACGCGGACGACGACGCCCTGCTCGAGGTGATGGCCGACTGCGTCGACGAGCACGGCATGTTCGACGCGTACGCCGCCTCCGCCGACCGCCTCGACGCCTGGTACGCGGGCGGGCAGGTCGGCCCACGCCCGCGCGGTCGCCTCCGCCGTCTGCGCCCGCCGCACCTCGGCCCGCTGACGCGGCTGTGGGCACGTCCGATGGCCCGGCTCGTGCACGACCCCGACGGCCGGCCCGCCCGGCTCCGCCGGGCCCGGCGCTTCTGA
- a CDS encoding DNA gyrase/topoisomerase IV subunit A, protein MARRTPSKPSPPEDDFTERILDVDVSSEMQTSFLEYAYSVIYSRALPDARDGLKPVQRRILYGMEEMGIRPDRSHVKCARVVGQVMGQYHPHGDGAIYDALVRTAQPWSMRLTLVDGHGNFGSLDDGPAAMRYTECRMAPAALAMTADLDADTVDFRPNYDGKDVEPSVLPAAFPNLLVNGAAGIAVGMATNCAPHNLVEVVQALRHLIKHPKAGLDDLMRFIPGPDLPSGGKIIGLDGVRDAYATGRGSFRIRATTRIEQVHPRRKGIVITELPYLVGPERVIEQIKTGVQSRRLQGIHDVKDLSDRAHGMRLVIEVKNGFNPEALLEQLYKATKLEDSFGINAVALVEGQPRTLGLREMLDVYLQHRYDVTTRRTEFHRTRATDRLHLVAGMLLAIVDIDDVIAIVRSSDDAAQAKGRLIEAFDLSDVQATYILDMPLRRLTRLSVLELESERDALLAQIAALSEILDNPDRLRSLVSDELAEVAKTHGNARRTILLAAGGTATTTAATPLEVADDPCWVLMSSAGLLARTGHADPLSDEGSRSNHDVVVSRILSTARADVGLLTSRGRCVRLNALDLPTVPATAAAPNLQGGTHVSELVTLDPGERALALTTLRADSPGLALGTASGVVKRVAPEVLNRDAWEVVRLDDADEVVGAVELTAEQAAGADLVFVTSDAQLLHFPASLVRPQGRGGGGMAGVRLAPRASAVWFGVTDPTEGVVVTVAGSASALPGTDPGTVKVTPLSEYPAKGRATGGVRCHRFLKGEDALLLAWVGPQPAVAAAASGSPVDLPAADGRRDGSGVPAGQPIAAVASRSAG, encoded by the coding sequence ATGGCCCGTCGTACGCCGAGCAAGCCGAGCCCGCCCGAGGACGACTTCACCGAGCGCATCCTCGACGTCGACGTCTCCTCGGAGATGCAGACGAGCTTCCTGGAGTACGCGTACTCGGTCATCTACTCGCGCGCGCTGCCCGACGCCCGCGACGGGCTGAAGCCGGTGCAGCGCCGGATCCTCTACGGGATGGAGGAGATGGGCATCCGGCCCGACCGGTCGCACGTGAAGTGCGCGCGCGTGGTCGGGCAGGTCATGGGCCAGTACCACCCGCACGGCGACGGCGCGATCTACGACGCCCTGGTCCGGACCGCGCAGCCGTGGTCGATGCGGCTGACGCTGGTCGACGGGCACGGCAACTTCGGCTCCCTCGACGACGGCCCGGCGGCGATGCGCTACACCGAGTGCCGGATGGCACCGGCGGCCCTGGCGATGACGGCCGACCTCGACGCCGACACCGTCGACTTCCGGCCCAACTACGACGGCAAGGACGTCGAGCCGTCGGTGCTGCCGGCCGCGTTCCCGAACCTGCTGGTCAACGGCGCGGCGGGCATCGCCGTCGGCATGGCCACGAACTGCGCCCCGCACAACCTCGTCGAGGTGGTGCAGGCGCTGCGTCACCTGATCAAGCACCCCAAGGCGGGTCTCGACGACCTGATGCGCTTCATCCCCGGTCCTGATCTTCCCAGCGGCGGCAAGATCATCGGGCTCGACGGGGTGCGCGACGCGTACGCGACCGGGCGCGGGTCGTTCCGGATCCGGGCCACGACGCGCATCGAGCAGGTGCACCCGCGACGCAAGGGCATCGTGATCACCGAGCTGCCGTACCTCGTCGGTCCGGAGCGCGTCATCGAGCAGATCAAGACCGGCGTCCAGTCGCGGCGGCTGCAGGGCATCCACGACGTGAAGGACCTCTCCGACCGGGCGCACGGGATGCGGCTGGTCATCGAGGTCAAGAACGGCTTCAACCCCGAGGCGCTGCTCGAGCAGCTCTACAAGGCGACCAAGCTCGAGGACAGCTTCGGCATCAACGCCGTGGCCCTGGTCGAGGGCCAGCCGCGCACCCTCGGGCTGCGCGAGATGCTCGACGTCTACCTCCAGCACCGCTACGACGTCACCACCCGGCGCACCGAGTTCCACCGCACCCGGGCGACCGACCGGCTGCACCTCGTGGCGGGCATGCTGCTGGCCATCGTCGACATCGACGACGTCATCGCGATCGTGCGCTCCAGCGACGACGCGGCGCAGGCGAAGGGCCGGCTGATCGAGGCGTTCGACCTGAGCGACGTGCAGGCCACCTACATCCTCGACATGCCGCTGCGCCGCCTCACCCGGCTCAGCGTCCTCGAGCTCGAGTCCGAGCGGGACGCGCTGCTCGCGCAGATCGCCGCCCTCAGCGAGATCCTCGACAACCCCGACCGGCTGCGCTCGCTCGTCTCCGACGAGCTCGCCGAGGTGGCCAAGACCCACGGCAACGCGCGCCGGACGATCCTGCTCGCCGCCGGCGGCACCGCGACGACGACCGCGGCCACGCCGCTGGAGGTGGCGGACGACCCGTGCTGGGTGCTGATGTCCTCCGCCGGGCTGCTGGCCCGGACCGGGCACGCCGACCCGCTGTCGGACGAGGGCTCCCGCAGCAACCACGACGTCGTCGTGTCCCGGATCCTCAGCACCGCCCGCGCGGACGTGGGCCTGCTGACGAGCCGCGGGCGCTGCGTACGGCTGAACGCGCTCGACCTGCCCACGGTCCCGGCCACCGCGGCCGCGCCCAACCTGCAGGGCGGGACGCACGTGAGCGAGCTCGTCACCCTCGATCCCGGCGAGCGGGCGCTCGCGCTCACGACGCTGCGCGCCGACAGCCCCGGGCTGGCCCTCGGCACGGCCTCCGGCGTGGTCAAGCGGGTCGCTCCCGAGGTCCTCAACCGCGACGCGTGGGAGGTCGTCCGCCTCGACGACGCCGACGAGGTCGTCGGCGCGGTGGAGCTGACGGCGGAGCAGGCGGCGGGCGCCGACCTCGTGTTCGTCACCAGCGACGCCCAGCTGCTGCACTTCCCGGCCAGCCTCGTGCGCCCGCAGGGTCGCGGGGGCGGCGGGATGGCCGGCGTCCGGCTCGCACCCCGCGCCAGCGCGGTCTGGTTCGGCGTGACCGACCCCACCGAGGGCGTCGTCGTCACGGTCGCCGGCAGCGCGTCGGCCCTGCCGGGCACCGACCCCGGGACCGTCAAGGTCACCCCGCTCTCCGAGTACCCGGCCAAGGGCCGTGCGACGGGCGGCGTGCGCTGCCACCGGTTCCTCAAGGGCGAGGACGCGCTGCTGCTGGCCTGGGTCGGGCCGCAGCCCGCCGTCGCCGCGGCGGCCAGCGGAAGCCCGGTCGACCTGCCGGCCGCGGACGGACGCCGGGACGGTTCCGGGGTGCCGGCCGGCCAGCCGATCGCCGCCGTGGCGAGCCGCAGCGCCGGGTGA
- a CDS encoding MFS transporter, whose translation MNPVSAAPAEHVLTSSAPSAAPPPDLSPPVAVRQWPRSFAALEVRDYRLYLTSQMVATTGLWMQRIAQDWLVLELTGSVTAVGVAVALQFMPMLFLGLLGGVVADRFPKRTILIVTQSTLALVATTLGVLALTGTVQAWHVYVLATVLGLVTVVDNPTRQVFVSELVGPAHIRNAVSLNSSVFQLGALVGPAVSGALIHAVGQGWSFLINAASCLVVVTMVAVIRSRPAPTTRRAAGQTRELREALHYIGRTSEVAWSIVLAATIGLFGLNMPVILAAFADHVFATGVRGYSLFNSLTAVGALAGAILSARRQSVPRLRVLTGTLVLLGLMVMLAALAPSTWLFGIVLVAIGFCTLQFLTGTNSLVQTTATPALRGRVMSVYLLVLLGGQALGGPCVGWLIDHYGARASMFGCGTLVAVVSVGVGLMMARRSHLTVELELRGSSRLPLHIVPAHH comes from the coding sequence ACGGCAGTGGCCCCGGTCCTTCGCCGCCCTCGAGGTGCGCGACTACCGGCTCTACCTGACCTCGCAGATGGTGGCCACGACCGGGCTCTGGATGCAGCGAATCGCCCAGGACTGGCTGGTGCTGGAGCTGACGGGCAGCGTGACCGCCGTCGGCGTCGCGGTGGCCCTGCAGTTCATGCCGATGCTGTTCCTCGGGCTGCTCGGCGGTGTGGTCGCCGACCGCTTCCCGAAGCGGACGATCCTCATCGTCACCCAGTCCACCCTGGCGCTGGTCGCGACCACCCTGGGCGTGCTGGCCCTCACCGGGACCGTCCAGGCCTGGCACGTCTACGTGCTCGCCACCGTCCTCGGGCTGGTCACGGTGGTCGACAACCCCACCCGCCAGGTCTTCGTCTCCGAGCTCGTCGGCCCGGCCCACATCCGCAACGCCGTCAGCCTCAACTCGTCGGTCTTCCAGCTCGGCGCGCTGGTCGGCCCCGCCGTCTCGGGCGCGCTGATCCACGCCGTGGGCCAGGGCTGGTCGTTCCTGATCAACGCCGCGTCCTGCCTCGTCGTCGTGACGATGGTGGCCGTGATCCGCTCGCGTCCTGCCCCCACGACCAGGCGCGCCGCCGGCCAGACCCGTGAGCTGCGCGAGGCGCTGCACTACATCGGCCGTACGTCGGAGGTCGCCTGGTCCATCGTGCTGGCCGCGACCATCGGGCTCTTCGGCCTGAACATGCCGGTGATCCTGGCGGCCTTCGCCGACCACGTCTTCGCCACCGGCGTCCGCGGCTACAGCCTCTTCAACTCCCTCACCGCCGTCGGGGCCCTGGCCGGCGCGATCCTGTCGGCCCGCCGCCAGTCGGTCCCACGGCTGAGGGTGCTGACCGGCACCCTGGTCCTGCTCGGCCTCATGGTGATGCTCGCCGCGCTCGCCCCGTCGACCTGGCTCTTCGGGATCGTGCTGGTGGCCATCGGCTTCTGCACCCTGCAGTTCCTCACCGGCACCAACTCGCTCGTCCAGACCACCGCCACCCCTGCGCTGCGCGGTCGGGTGATGAGCGTCTACCTGCTGGTGCTGCTGGGCGGGCAGGCCCTCGGGGGCCCGTGCGTGGGCTGGCTGATCGACCACTACGGCGCCCGGGCGAGCATGTTCGGCTGCGGCACCCTCGTGGCCGTCGTCTCGGTCGGCGTCGGCCTGATGATGGCCCGACGCTCGCACCTCACGGTGGAGCTGGAGCTGCGAGGCAGCTCCCGGCTCCCGCTGCACATCGTGCCCGCGCACCACTGA